The proteins below come from a single Dermacentor albipictus isolate Rhodes 1998 colony chromosome 7, USDA_Dalb.pri_finalv2, whole genome shotgun sequence genomic window:
- the Polr1H gene encoding DNA-directed RNA polymerase I subunit RPA12, with product MESTMELFASDPDFCKRCGAVLPLPGYEDFVVCKLCGANIDVRNFHGLETNSRVVFNDRKTALKKAAPETTAKPAGPLVDRKCSRCGHEGMTYATLQTRSADEGQTIFYSCPECLFQETENS from the coding sequence ATGGAGTCCACGATGGAGCTGTTCGCCTCGGACCCGGACTTCTGCAAGCGGTGCGGTGCCGTGCTACCGCTGCCAGGCTACGAGGACTTCGTCGTGTGCAAGTTGTGCGGCGCCAACATCGACGTGCGCAACTTCCACGGTCTCGAGACGAACTCGCGGGTGGTGTTCAACGACCGCAAGACGGCCCTGAAGAAAGCGGCGCCCGAGACGACCGCCAAGCCCGCCGGGCCGCTGGTGGACCGCAAGTGCTCGCGCTGCGGCCACGAGGGGATGACGTACGCTACGCTGCAGACGAGGTCCGCCGACGAAGGGCAGACGATATTCTACTCGTGCCCCGAGTGCCTCTTCCAGGAGACGGAGAACTCGTGA